The nucleotide window CTCGCACAGGGGACCGGGTTGTGCCAGACCACGTCCTCACAGGTCGGACAGCGTCTGCGCTCGCGGGCGTCGAAGGTGATCGTCTCGAGCGAGGTGCCACAGCGAGGACAGTAGTCGGCTGGACGACTGACCATCTACCGCACCGTCAGTGCTCGGTGCTCATAGGGTTTTCAATCCGCTTCCGGTCAGCGGGACGACGACATCGGCGTCGTCGGCGAGCGTGTCGGCCTCGCGGTACGCCTCGAGCGCGGCGGGTGCGACGGCGCAGGTCGGCTCGACGTAGAAGCCGCCACGGTGGAGTCGATCGAGCGCGCTCTCGACGGGATTGGGGCCCAGCGCGATGGCGTCGCCGTCGGTTTCGTCGATCGCCGCGAGAATTTCGTCTTTGCGGGCCGGCTCAGCGATCTGAATGCCGTCGGCGATGTCGGTGTCGGCGTCGTCCGCGGCGATCGTTCGGCCGCCGAGTGCGTCGACGATGGGGGCGTACCCCGCCGCCTGTGCGCCGAGCAGTCGCGGCAGCCCGTCGACGATCCCGGCCTCGTTGAGCAGCGTAAACCCACGATAGGCACCGAGAAACAGCGTCCCGTGGCCGATCGGGAGCACGAGAGCGTCGGGCACGGTCCAGCCCCGCTGGGCCGCAACCTCGAACGCGAACGTCATCGTACCCGCATAAAAGGCCGGGTTCCAGGCGTGGCTGGCGTACCAGCCCGCGCCCGTCTGGCGCGGGGCGTCGCGGTTCTCGGCGTCCGAGGTCTGGTGTGTCCCGCCTTCGACGGCCTCGAGGCAGGCGTCGGTGACGTCCTGTCGGCTCCCTTCGATACGGACCGGACGAGCGCCGGCCCGCTGGATCGCCATCAGTTTCGACTGTTTGACATCCGCGGGGACGTAGATATCCGCCTCGAGGCCCGCCCGAGCCGCGTATGTCGCAATCGCCGCCCCAGCGTTGCCCGAGGAGTCTTCGATCACCTTCTCGACGCCCAGTTCGACGGCTCGAGAGAGCGTCGTCGTCGCGCCGCGGTCTTTGAACGAGCCCGTCGGAAAGACGTACTCGAGTTTGAACGCTGCGTCCCAGTCGGGAGCGTCGACGAGCGGCGTGAACCCTTCATGGAACGTGACGTGTTTCTCGATCGGAAGGAACTCGAAGAACGTCCAGAGGCCGTCGCTGGTGTCGAGTCGGTGGAGGGGGAGCGGGTCGCCCTGCGGACGTGGTCGATCCTCGAACTCGAGGGCGTGGCCACACGCACAGCGCCACGGCTCGTCGGGGCCGGGATCGTAGATGCGATCACAGGCGGGACAGTAGAGGGCAGATGGCATGTCAGTATGTGTCAATGTCGGTCGCGACGGAGCAGACGTACTCGCCCGTCGCAACTTGTGGCAGTCGGCGGGCGCGCCAGAAGATCCCGTTTCGCTCGGCGGTCACCTCGGCTTTCGACTCGCCGAAGGGGGTCGTCACTTCGAACAGGAGGTCGCCGCCGCGGACGCGCTCGCCCAGTTCCTTGTGGAAGCGAACGAGGCCGCCGTTCGGGGCCCCAAACTGTTCGAACCCGTGGGCGCGCGTCTGGGGCTCGAGCGTGACGTCGCCGTCGAGAAAGCCGTAGTAGGTGAGGACGTTAAACACGCCCTCGACACCTTTCTGGATGCTCGTTTCGTCCCAGCCGACGCAGCCGCCGAGTTCGGGATCGACGGTCGGAATCCCTTCGTTCGGGGCCGCGCGCGCGAGTTGGCCGTCGGGGCCTTTCTGGTCCAGAATGTAGCCACAGCCGAAGGCTTTCGCGAGCTCGAGACACTCCTTGTGGAGTCGGTGGCGCGTCCCACAGCGGACCCGGACTTCGTCGATCATGCGACTGGTCGAGCCCTGATGGAGGTCGAGAATCAGATCCGCTCGGGTCGCAGCCTCGAACGTCGCAGCTGCGATCCGCTCGCTCGAGGTACCGCTCTCGTTGCCGGGGTAAGCCCGGTTCATCTTCGTATCGTCGATCGGGTTTCGGTGTTCGGCGACCTGAAAGGCGTGGTAGTTGACGATCCCAACGATCAGAATCGTGCCGGCGATCTCGGCGGGGTCGAGTTGCGGTACGACACGTTGGAGTACGCCGACGCCGTTGAGTTCGTCGCCGTCGCTCGCCGCCTGCATGTAGAGGGTCTTTCCCGACCGCTCGCCGTTGATTACGGCGACGGGAAGACCGAAGGGGCTGCCGTCTCTGGTCTCGCCGACCTCGAGACGGCCCGTATCGATCTCTCCGGGCCTCGCGCTCGCCGTTCCGAGCGTCGTCGTCATGTGCCTGACGACGGAGCCGTTGGTCTTTATTGGTTCGGTGTTCCCCAGCCAACGGGCAGTTCGAGTGTTGTCGGCAGTCCATCGACAGACGGCTGTTGCCGGAAAGGAACAGCAAAGCAGATCGAGCTAGAATGAAACGCTGTGAGCCTCGAGCAGAATCCATCGGACAGTGATGAGGCCGACCCGTTCGACGCGTTTCGACAGTTTTTCGCCCTCGAACGTGACGTCCTCGTGCTCTCGGTGGCGATGTTCGCGTTCAGCCTCGGTTTCCAGATGACCAGCCGGTACATGGCCGAGTACCTATCCGCGCTGGGCGCGACGGCGGTCGTCGTCGGCCTGTTCGGGACGTTCGGTAACGTGATCAGCGCCGTTTACCCCTATCCCGGCGGGGCGATCTCGGATCGGATCGGCTCGCGATACGCGCTGACCGTCTTCGGGCTGTGTTCGACGCTCGGATTCGGCATCTGGCTCGCCGCGCCCGCGCTCGCAGACGTCACTGTCGGCCCGACCTCGCTCGGCATCGTCGCGATTTTCGTCGGCCTGCTCCTCGCGCAAGCCTGGAAGTCGTTCGGACTCGGAGCGAGTTTCGCGATCGTCAAGCAGGCGGTCGCGCCCAGCCACCTCGCCGCCGGCTTCGCGAGCACCGAAACGTTTCGCCGCACTGCCTTTCTCGTCGGGCCACTGCTCGCCGCCGCGCTGTTCTTCCCGTTCGGCTCGAGTGACGGCGACGTCCGGTTTGCGTTCCAGCTCATTCTGCTCGTTGCGCTCGTGTTCGGGATCGTCGGGACGCTCGTCCAGCACTTCCGATACGAGGCCGAGGCGGACAGTTTGAGCTCGGAGTTCGAAGATGTCGGCCAGCTCGTCGCGGACCTGCGGGCGATGCCGGACGAACTCCGCCCACTGTTAGTCGGCGACACGCTCGTACGCTTCGGCAACGGGATGGTCTACGTCTTCTTCGTCATCGTCGTCACCCGATTTCTCGAGGTCGGACTCACCCTTTCGGTTCCAGCGGTCGGCACCCTCGAGTTCAGCCCGCAGTCGTACTTCGGGATCTTACTCGGCCTCGAGATGCTCGTCGCCTTACTGGTGATGATCCCGGCCGCGAAGGCCGCCGAACGGGTCGGGCTGAAGCCCGTCGTTTCGGTCGGCTTCGCCGTCTACGCGGTTTTCCCGGTCCTGCTCATCACGGCCCCCGAGAACGCGGGCGTCCTCGCCGGACTCTTTGCCGCCTCCGGACTGCGATTTGCCGGGCTACCCGCTCACAAGGCGCTGATCGTCGGCCCGGCTGAACGGGGTGCCGGCGGTCGCGTCACGGGGACGTACTACCTCCTGCGGAACCTGATCGTCATCCCGAGCGCCGCCCTCGGTGGCGTTCTCTGGTCGGGAATATCGAACCCCGTCACCGGCGAGGAACTGGTGGCCGGTTCGCCGACGCTCGCGTTCACCATCGCAACGGTGATCGGGCTGGTCGGCACGGGCTACTTTCTCCTGTTCGGCGAAGAGTTCGAAGCCTATCGAGCCTGAGGCGGACACGACCGTTCGGTGGTGCGCGCTGGCCCGCACCACCGAACGGTCGACGAGCCGTCTCGTGTCCGAAACGCCGACTCAGAGGAACAGCCGAAAATAGTACGGACTCACGAACCCCTCGATCACTGCTGCGACCGCCAACAGGATGCCGACCCCGACGAGCACCCAGAACGCCCGCTCGAGGGCGTCAGCGAGGCTGGCTCGAGTCGCTCGACCGCGGGCGGTCCGCCAACCGGCGAGGCCAAGATGGACACCTAGCACCGTCGCGATGAAGATCGCTGGAATCTCGAAGATTCCGTGGGGGACGACGAAGGCGAGTAGTTCCATCGGGGCCACTTCCGTACGCGCGTAGACGCCCATGAAGACGCCGTTGAACAGCAGCGAGACAATCGCCGGAATCGCGAGGACGACTCCGGACAGCGCCGTCGTCAGCGCGACTAACCAGTTGTTGCCGAAGAACTCGAGGGCCGCCGCGGGCGCGATATGGCCCTCGAGGCGTGCCGAGATCGACGTCTCGACGGTGCCGACGAGCGGTTCGGCGGCCGTCCAGCCGGCCCAGAAGCCAGCGACGGCGAGGGCGATGACGACTGCGTGGGTTCCAAGCGTCGCGCGGACGAACGCCGTCAGTTCGGTCCAGCCGCGAGAGAAGCCGTCGCGGAACTGCGCGCGAATCGATCGGTCGGGAATGGTCGGTGGCGACAGTCGACCCCGGGAACCATCGTAGAGCGCTGTCTTCAACAGATCGAGGGCGGGAAAGACGAGAAAGACGGTGAGCAGCGAGGGAAACGCGACGACGTCGACGAGCGTGAACACACCCGACAGGATCGAGAACGCGAGGAGCGTGCCGACGGAGACGACGTAGTAAAACCCCGCCTCGAGCGGACGCGCCCGGACGAACGCGACGGTCGTCGACAGCGATCCAACGACGGTCGCGTCGTCGACGACGACCGACACCGGCGCGAACGCGAACACCGCCCGAACGACGGCCAGAGCAGCGACGAGGACGAAGCCCACCGGGAGTGCCACGAGTGCAGCGATCAGCACCGACCCGGTGGCCGCCACGAGAAGTCCGGAGACGAGCGCAGCCCCCGCCCCGACCGTGAGGAAGACGACAATCCACAGCAGGATCTCGAGGGCGTACAACCCGAGAAACCGCAGCCAGTAGCGTCGAGCACCCGCAAGACCGGCGGTCAACCCCCGTTCGTCTCGCAGTCGGGCGGCACAGGTCGAAAGCTGGCCGGCGGTGACGGCCGCGTACAAGACCACGCCGACGAGCAGCGTCGTCAGGAACGTCAGCCCGACGAGTGCGACCAGTCCCGGAGTCAGCAACTGATCGAGGACCGGCTCAAAGCCAGTCGCCCACTCCTCGACTGCCTCGGGATCGGCGTTCGGATCCGGCGGCGCGGTCTCGAGGTCGGACAGTTCGTCCCGGATCGTCGCGAGTCGGCCGGTCACCTCGAGGTAGACAGCACCGATCACGAACGCGAAAAACGGGATCACGCGGGCGACTGCGGGGACGGACGCACCGAGGAGATACCACGGCAGGATATCGGCCGGACGGCGACGGAGCACGGCGACGGCGGCAGTGACGGCATCGGAGAGGGCCATACCGACCCATCGGTCGGAAACCAGTTAAATCGGTTGAACGTTCGACCGACGGCGACGCGCTCGAGTCGGTGGCGGCGTTACAAAACAGCAGCTGTCGATGACTGCGCTGTACTCGAAATCACAGTGAGGACGGCGTGGTCGTGCCGTCGGCCGTCTCGAAACCGAGGGTCGGTGTCAGACTGCACTGCGTAGATCGCGTGTCAGCCCAGCAGGTATCGAAGCTGGGGAACGCGCTCGACGATCGGGTGAGACTCGACGTAGCGGTCCAGCCCGAGGATGCGGCCGGCGGCCAGCGCACCGAGAGTCACGAAGACCAGCGCGTAGACCAGCTGGCTGTTGACCAGTCCGCCCGCGACGTCCCAGCTGCCGAAGTAGAACAGCCCCATCTGGGTGGCTGCTCCGAGCGCGGCCAGCCGGACGAAGATGCCGGCGATCAGCGCGACGCCGATCAAGATCTGCGTGATCGGCACGATCACGTCGATCGCACCCATCAGCGCGGCGCTTTCGGCCATCGCACCATAGAGTCCGCTCGCCGGACTCGCCGGATCGACGTTCGCAAGGTAGCCCTGCGCGCTAAATCCGCCCGTCAGTTTGCCCCATCCTGCGGAGAACATCACCCATCCCATGATGAGACGCAGGGCGACGATCGCCCACGCGCTCAGGTGATGCGGTCGACCCTCGAGTATGACGCCACCGAAGCGGCTTTCCAATCTGTTTTCCGTCGTTGTTGACATCGTCGGTCACCTCTACAGATGGATGTAGGGAACATATTTACTTGAAGTTAGATTGTATTTCCCGTCCTGTAAGAAATCGAGGGTCAGAATCCCTCTATATCGAGGGAGGGTATCACCCTCGGGATGGAAGCTGACGCGGATATTGCCGATAGACGGCGACTCGAGTCCCTCTGCTGTCCGTCAGTCGTCGTGGATATCGACGACCAACACCGGTACTCGGGTAGTTCGGAGCGTTCGTTCGGCAACGCTGCCGAGGATCGCCCGTCGGACGCCGCCGCGTCCGGCCGATCCCATGACGACGAGGTCAACGTCGTTGTCGGCCGCGTAGTCGCTGATCACGCGATGGGGCTGGCCCGCTTCGATCGATTGGGTGACCTCGAGGTCGTCGCCGGCCCGTTCGGCGACGGTACTGGTCGCCGCTTTGGCCCGGTCGTGCAGTTCAGTCATCTCGCCGAATCGGCCCTCTTTGATGCGGTCGACCTGTTCGGTGCCGAGGCTGATATCGATCGCGTCGGTGTCGACGACGTACAGCGCGTGGAGCGTCGCGTCGTACCGGCGTGCGAGATCGATCGCATGATCGATGGCGTTCTCGGCAACGTCGCTACCGTCGGTCGGGATGAGTATGGTGTCGTACATCGTTATTCCTCCTCGGGAGTACCGCCGTCAGTCGCGACGTCTTCCGCGGACTGCATCGTCTCCATCGGCATCGGACTGTGACACTGGCGGACGAGACGCTTGACGTCCTCCGGCGGGTCCTCAGTGAACTGCGAGACGACGACGATCGTGAGCATCACTGCCGGCGCGCCGATGAGCGACGACGACGTTGCAGGAACGATCGTCGCGAACGTGGTACTGATGACCTCGCCGCCGAACATGTCGACGTACTGCGGGAGGATCTCGTTGATGATCGAGCCGAATCCGAAGAACAGCCCGACGAACATCCCGGCGATCGCCCCCTCGCGCGTGGCGTCTTCCCACCAGAGACCGAGGAAGAACACCGGGAACAGGACGGTGCCGGCGAGCGCGAAGGACATGCCGACGACTTCGGCGATGAGCGCCGGCGGATTGAGCGCCAGATACGTGACGACCGCACCGAGTCCGAGGATCGTCAGTCGACCGACGATCATCTGTTCGCGCGCGGTCGCGTCCTCCTTGTAGAGGTTGGTGTAGATGTCGTGAGCGGCGGCCGACGACGCGGAGATGAACAGCCCCGCGGTCGTCGCCAGCCCGGCCGCGACCGCGCCCGCGGCGACGATGCCGACGAGCCAGTCGGGCAGTCCAGCGAGGTGCGTCGTCAACACGACGAGCGTGTCGGATTCGGTGCCGGTCATCTCGGTGTATGGGCCGACGTTCGCCTGATAGAGCAGGGTCCCGTAGGCAGCGTAGGCGGTCGTCCCGAGGAACAGCAGGAGGGTGAAAAACAGCCCCCAGACGGTTCCCCAGCGAGCGTTGCGCTCGTTGTCAGCGGTGTAGAATCGCACCAGCACGTGAGGTAGTCCGCAGGTCCCGGCGATCAGGCTCACACAGAGGGCGACCCAGTGGTAGTAGCTCGCGTCCTGGAACGGTTCGGTGAACTGCCGATCGATCTCGGTCGCGATCTCGGTCGACTGAGAACCGTACTCGAGGAACGGCAGGACCGTCGACCAGCCCTGCGTCCAGCCGGTCGCATAGAGGCCGAGCAGGAACGCGCCGATAAGGATGACGTACTGCAGCGTCATGTTCTTGGTCGTGCCGAGCATCCCCGAGAGCGCGACGTAGCCGATCGTGATCGTCATCAGCAAGACGACGCCGACCTCATACGAGACGCCGAAGATGTACTGGGCCATCAGCCCGAGGCCGTTCCCCTGAGCGATGATGTAGACGAACGCGATCAAAAGCGTCGTCGTCGCCGCGATCGCCCGCCCCAGATCGGAGTAGTACCGGTCGCCGACGAAGTCGGGTGCGGTGTACTTCCCGAACCGACGGAACTGCGCGGCCATGAAAATCAGCAGGACGAAATAGCCCGTCGTCCAGCCGACGACATACGCCAGCCCGAAGTAGCCGAGGAAAGCGACGAGCGAGGCGACACCGAGGTAGGCGGCGACGCTCATCCAGTTTGCAGCGATCGCCATCCCGTTCTCGATGCTCCCGATCGATCGACCCGCGACCCACATGTCGTCGACCGACGCGACACGGAAGAACCAGCCGACGCCCAGAAACAGCACGAGCATACTCGCAAGCGTCAACGCTGGGATGAGCTTGAATCCACCGTCGAAGAGTCCGGTTGCGGACTGGAGCGCAACTGACTCGATCATTCGCGCTCACCACCGTCGGCGGCGACGGCCTGTCCGGCCTCGGCCTCGGTTTCGGTCTCGTGAGTGATGTCGTACTGGGCGTCCAGCTGGTCGCGCTGCCACGCGTAGACGGCACACAGGACGAGCGCACCGACTGGCGATCCGATCGCGGTCAGGAAGTAGTGCAACTGGAAGCCAAGCACTTGCGTGCTCGTCATGAAGTCCGTCGCGAGCCAGGTCGCGGTCACCGGCCCGAACGTGAACAGCATCCAGACGGCGAACAGACCCCAGATCACCTTCAAGTGGTCCCGCATGAACGGCGTTGCGGGCTTGAACATGTGGATCTTGGCGCCGAGATAGTCGACGTCGCGACCGCCGTCGGTCTCGAGGCTATCCCGCCGATCGGTTTCCGTGGACGTGTCGTCAGACACCGGTCGTCACCCCACCCGAAATCCCCTGCTCCGCACCGACTGCTCGTGAGCCGGCCGGTTCGCACAGAGATCTTAATAATTGTATGCGATATTTCACTTCGTGAGATATGTTGCCACGAATGTCACTCATGCAAGTCAGTATAGAATTATAATGATAGATAAACCCCTACATGAGTGCAACAATTGTCGCCAAACCGCTAGCAGGAGCAAGGGTAATGATACCTAGCAACACTCGATTATACATGATAGATTGTGTTTATGATGCGCTACCATTACGCACTAGACGGATATCTGTGCCGAAGTTCGACGACTAATGGTACCAGACGAGATAGGTCTATAATTGTAGATGGAAAGCCCACGGACACGAATATCGCCAATTTCCTGGCTACATTGGATGGGTCCCGTAACAGTGTGGTCGTTTTTCTGGAAAATTAGTTATATACCACCGTGGCATCCTATACCATGGTGGTATCGAATGCAAGTAACGGCGATACGAGAAGTCACCTGTCCCTACTGTGGAGTCCGAACGAGCGTTTCAATACCCGATTCGAACACCGAATTGCAGTCGAATCACACCGTGACAGCGTTCGATGGCCAACGGAAAGTGACGTGCTCGAACGGACATCCGTACTGGGTTCCAATCCGGTGATACACGCGTTTGAATTACCAGCTATCCACCCGCCCGAAGCTACCGCGAGTACGTCTCGAGGCCGACGATCCGTCCGTCGTCGAAGGCGAAGAAGTCCGCGAAGTCGAACAGCGCCGTGCCGTCCTCGAGGACCTGCCCACGGACCGCGACGCCGGTTTCGTCGGCGACCACCGCCTCGAGGGTATGCGTCGTGTCCGGGTTGGGGCGCCCGTCGCGCATGAACCGAGCGAACGCGTCACGGCTCTCGAACGTCCGATCGGGGCGACGCTGCGTGAACTCGGAGGCGAGTAGGTCCTCGAAGACGTCGTACTCGTGGTCATCGAGGGCGGCGTAGTACCGTCGGACGAGGCTGCGTTGATCGTCGCCCGCGTCGGTCGTGTTCGGGTCCGTCTCCATGGGCGAATGTTCGTCGCCGTCGATAAAAGCACCCGACCCACGCTGGGTGGCCACAGCGCACGGTGGCCGTAGCGGAGCAGGGATAGCTGAGTAAAATCTACTTCGCAGGCGCGCGACCATCGATCGATTCGGACCGTTTTTCTCCCGGCTTCCCCTACTTTCGCTCGTGGAGTGTCACGTCTACTACGAAGGCGACGACGACCCGAAGAAATGTACCGCTCGTCGCTTAGAGAAGTTCGACAAGGCGATCCTCCATCGGCGGATGGAGCAAGTCCCCTACGGCGTCGTCCTCAACCCTCACGCCGAGCAGGCGCTGTCGCCAGCCGACGCCGAAGAAGCCCTCGGAACGCTCGTCGCCCTCGATTGTTCGTGGGAATCCGCCGAAGCGGCCGCGTTCCGGATGAACGGCATCCACCGGGCACTGCCGTTTCTCGTCGCCGCCAACCCAGTCAACTACGGCCGCCCGTTTCAGCTGACGACCGTCGAGGCGCTCGCGGCCGCCTGCTGTATCTTCGACGAGTACGAAGCGGCCGAAGCCCTCCTCGAGCCGTTCCGCTGGGGCGAGACGTTTCTGACGCTCAACGAGGAGCCGCTGCGCCGGTACAGCGAGTGTGCGGACTCGAGCGAGGTCGTCGCGGTGCAAGACGATTACTTGGCTGACAAGGGTGACGACGGAGCCGAATCCGAATAAGAGACGGCAACGACGTGGCCGAAGTGCGAAACGTCGTTGTTCATGTCCGACGGGCGTGACGGACGCGTTAGCCGTCGGTCGCCTCGCGACGGGCGAGCCACGACTCGTACCCGGCGTAGGCGACCATCCCGAGGCCGAACAGCGCCAGACTGGCGAGAACCCCGAACGCGCGTGCCCCTGCTGTGTTTCCGGTTTCGAGGACGAGACAGACGAAGACGGCCGCGATCGCGACGGATTTCAGGCCAGCAACGGCTAACACGATTCGCATCGCGCCCGTCGTACTCGCAGTCGCCGGATCGGCGGGCGGTGACGCGCGGATGCCGTCCCCGAGCGCCCGCTCGAACAGCGATCG belongs to Natronorubrum aibiense and includes:
- a CDS encoding pyridoxal-phosphate dependent enzyme, producing MPSALYCPACDRIYDPGPDEPWRCACGHALEFEDRPRPQGDPLPLHRLDTSDGLWTFFEFLPIEKHVTFHEGFTPLVDAPDWDAAFKLEYVFPTGSFKDRGATTTLSRAVELGVEKVIEDSSGNAGAAIATYAARAGLEADIYVPADVKQSKLMAIQRAGARPVRIEGSRQDVTDACLEAVEGGTHQTSDAENRDAPRQTGAGWYASHAWNPAFYAGTMTFAFEVAAQRGWTVPDALVLPIGHGTLFLGAYRGFTLLNEAGIVDGLPRLLGAQAAGYAPIVDALGGRTIAADDADTDIADGIQIAEPARKDEILAAIDETDGDAIALGPNPVESALDRLHRGGFYVEPTCAVAPAALEAYREADTLADDADVVVPLTGSGLKTL
- a CDS encoding succinylglutamate desuccinylase/aspartoacylase family protein, translated to MTTTLGTASARPGEIDTGRLEVGETRDGSPFGLPVAVINGERSGKTLYMQAASDGDELNGVGVLQRVVPQLDPAEIAGTILIVGIVNYHAFQVAEHRNPIDDTKMNRAYPGNESGTSSERIAAATFEAATRADLILDLHQGSTSRMIDEVRVRCGTRHRLHKECLELAKAFGCGYILDQKGPDGQLARAAPNEGIPTVDPELGGCVGWDETSIQKGVEGVFNVLTYYGFLDGDVTLEPQTRAHGFEQFGAPNGGLVRFHKELGERVRGGDLLFEVTTPFGESKAEVTAERNGIFWRARRLPQVATGEYVCSVATDIDTY
- a CDS encoding MFS transporter: MSLEQNPSDSDEADPFDAFRQFFALERDVLVLSVAMFAFSLGFQMTSRYMAEYLSALGATAVVVGLFGTFGNVISAVYPYPGGAISDRIGSRYALTVFGLCSTLGFGIWLAAPALADVTVGPTSLGIVAIFVGLLLAQAWKSFGLGASFAIVKQAVAPSHLAAGFASTETFRRTAFLVGPLLAAALFFPFGSSDGDVRFAFQLILLVALVFGIVGTLVQHFRYEAEADSLSSEFEDVGQLVADLRAMPDELRPLLVGDTLVRFGNGMVYVFFVIVVTRFLEVGLTLSVPAVGTLEFSPQSYFGILLGLEMLVALLVMIPAAKAAERVGLKPVVSVGFAVYAVFPVLLITAPENAGVLAGLFAASGLRFAGLPAHKALIVGPAERGAGGRVTGTYYLLRNLIVIPSAALGGVLWSGISNPVTGEELVAGSPTLAFTIATVIGLVGTGYFLLFGEEFEAYRA
- a CDS encoding stage II sporulation protein M, with the translated sequence MALSDAVTAAVAVLRRRPADILPWYLLGASVPAVARVIPFFAFVIGAVYLEVTGRLATIRDELSDLETAPPDPNADPEAVEEWATGFEPVLDQLLTPGLVALVGLTFLTTLLVGVVLYAAVTAGQLSTCAARLRDERGLTAGLAGARRYWLRFLGLYALEILLWIVVFLTVGAGAALVSGLLVAATGSVLIAALVALPVGFVLVAALAVVRAVFAFAPVSVVVDDATVVGSLSTTVAFVRARPLEAGFYYVVSVGTLLAFSILSGVFTLVDVVAFPSLLTVFLVFPALDLLKTALYDGSRGRLSPPTIPDRSIRAQFRDGFSRGWTELTAFVRATLGTHAVVIALAVAGFWAGWTAAEPLVGTVETSISARLEGHIAPAAALEFFGNNWLVALTTALSGVVLAIPAIVSLLFNGVFMGVYARTEVAPMELLAFVVPHGIFEIPAIFIATVLGVHLGLAGWRTARGRATRASLADALERAFWVLVGVGILLAVAAVIEGFVSPYYFRLFL
- a CDS encoding DoxX family protein — encoded protein: MSTTTENRLESRFGGVILEGRPHHLSAWAIVALRLIMGWVMFSAGWGKLTGGFSAQGYLANVDPASPASGLYGAMAESAALMGAIDVIVPITQILIGVALIAGIFVRLAALGAATQMGLFYFGSWDVAGGLVNSQLVYALVFVTLGALAAGRILGLDRYVESHPIVERVPQLRYLLG
- a CDS encoding universal stress protein produces the protein MYDTILIPTDGSDVAENAIDHAIDLARRYDATLHALYVVDTDAIDISLGTEQVDRIKEGRFGEMTELHDRAKAATSTVAERAGDDLEVTQSIEAGQPHRVISDYAADNDVDLVVMGSAGRGGVRRAILGSVAERTLRTTRVPVLVVDIHDD
- a CDS encoding sodium:solute symporter family transporter, with amino-acid sequence MIESVALQSATGLFDGGFKLIPALTLASMLVLFLGVGWFFRVASVDDMWVAGRSIGSIENGMAIAANWMSVAAYLGVASLVAFLGYFGLAYVVGWTTGYFVLLIFMAAQFRRFGKYTAPDFVGDRYYSDLGRAIAATTTLLIAFVYIIAQGNGLGLMAQYIFGVSYEVGVVLLMTITIGYVALSGMLGTTKNMTLQYVILIGAFLLGLYATGWTQGWSTVLPFLEYGSQSTEIATEIDRQFTEPFQDASYYHWVALCVSLIAGTCGLPHVLVRFYTADNERNARWGTVWGLFFTLLLFLGTTAYAAYGTLLYQANVGPYTEMTGTESDTLVVLTTHLAGLPDWLVGIVAAGAVAAGLATTAGLFISASSAAAHDIYTNLYKEDATAREQMIVGRLTILGLGAVVTYLALNPPALIAEVVGMSFALAGTVLFPVFFLGLWWEDATREGAIAGMFVGLFFGFGSIINEILPQYVDMFGGEVISTTFATIVPATSSSLIGAPAVMLTIVVVSQFTEDPPEDVKRLVRQCHSPMPMETMQSAEDVATDGGTPEEE
- a CDS encoding DUF4212 domain-containing protein; this translates as MSDDTSTETDRRDSLETDGGRDVDYLGAKIHMFKPATPFMRDHLKVIWGLFAVWMLFTFGPVTATWLATDFMTSTQVLGFQLHYFLTAIGSPVGALVLCAVYAWQRDQLDAQYDITHETETEAEAGQAVAADGGERE
- a CDS encoding nuclear transport factor 2 family protein, whose protein sequence is METDPNTTDAGDDQRSLVRRYYAALDDHEYDVFEDLLASEFTQRRPDRTFESRDAFARFMRDGRPNPDTTHTLEAVVADETGVAVRGQVLEDGTALFDFADFFAFDDGRIVGLETYSR
- a CDS encoding DUF367 family protein, translating into MECHVYYEGDDDPKKCTARRLEKFDKAILHRRMEQVPYGVVLNPHAEQALSPADAEEALGTLVALDCSWESAEAAAFRMNGIHRALPFLVAANPVNYGRPFQLTTVEALAAACCIFDEYEAAEALLEPFRWGETFLTLNEEPLRRYSECADSSEVVAVQDDYLADKGDDGAESE